One genomic segment of Accipiter gentilis chromosome 29, bAccGen1.1, whole genome shotgun sequence includes these proteins:
- the LOC126051951 gene encoding LOW QUALITY PROTEIN: zinc finger CCCH domain-containing protein 11A-like (The sequence of the model RefSeq protein was modified relative to this genomic sequence to represent the inferred CDS: deleted 1 base in 1 codon) has product MSKQGDDCYFYFYSTCDKGDSCSFRHCAAALGSERVCRRWQEGRCFKPTCRLRHMEVDKKRSEIPCYWENQPAGCQKSNCAFHHTKGRYVDGRFFPPSKTTLPSPPEPAEDDVKMAQASLQQNTLSVQSSPTPQLRGVMKVESSEKVPSPTHPQPVVISAADDDEDGFYFGLSEQLSEEGDETKTPVQQPATQARSGSRIISTGKRGADTKQEDNLNFGIKTLEEIKLEKLKEK; this is encoded by the exons atgtccaagcaaggggacgactgctacttctatttctattccacctgtgacaag ggagacagctgttccttccgccactgtgcggctgctctgggaagtgagagagtgtgcaggcggtggcaggagggtcgctgtttcaagcctacctgcagattgagacacatggaagtcgat aaaaagcgcaGTGAGATTCCTTGCTACTGGGAGAATCAACCAGCTGGCTGTCAGAAATCCAACTGCGCGTTCCATCACACGAAAGGACGCTATGTTGATGGGCGCTTCTTCCCgccaagcaaaa ctacgcttccaagtccacctgagcctgcagaagatgatgtgaaaatggctcaggcgtcactgcagcaaaacacactttctgtccagtcaagtcccactccgcagctgaggggggtgatgaaagtggaaagctctgaaaaggtcccaagtcctacacatcct cagccagttgtaatcagtgctgcagatgacgatgaagatgg gttttattttggactttcagagcagctttctgaagaaggagatgaaactaaaacacctgtccagcaaccagcaacacaagcccgtagtggatcgcggataatttccactgggaaacgcggggctgatacaaagcaag aggacaatttaaattttggaataaaaacacttgaagaaatcaaattggagaaactaaaggaaaaa